In Aspergillus oryzae RIB40 DNA, chromosome 6, one genomic interval encodes:
- a CDS encoding arabinan endo-1,5-alpha-L-arabinosidase (beta-xylosidase), with protein sequence MLSFLAALSLPLALVNAYANPGTCNGNCWAHDPGLWKHDDGRYFLFSTGNGIHISSAPSLQGPWTEVGYALPDGSSINHDGNKNLWAPDVHKGDDGKYYMYYSVSTLGSQNSVIGVASSTTMEPGSWTDHGSTGLSSDGSQGYNTIDANWIKIGDQQVLNFGSYWQGLYQIDLAGPLKIGTAAPVNIAYNATGQHAIEASFLYQQNGFYYLFFSSGKANGYDTSFPAQGEEYRINVCRSSTGRGDFVDKNGVSCLQSGGTTVLASHDNVYGPGGQGVLEDNGAVLYYHYAPRNGDLSVSSYQFGWNRLNWVDGWPTV encoded by the exons ATGCTCTCATTTCTGGCTGCCCTGTCCTTGCCCCTGGCGTTGGTTAACGCCTACGCCAACCCGGGCACCTGCAACGGCAACTGCTGGGCCCATGATCCTGGCCTCTGGAAACACGATGATGGCAGATATTTCCTGTTTTCCACCGGCAATGGCATCCATATCAGCTCTGCACCTTCCCTCCAAGGACCATGGACGGAAGTGGGCTATGCCTTGCCCGATGGTTCGTCCATCAACCACGACGGCAACAAGAACCTCTGG GCCCCAGATGTGCATAAGGGAGATGATGGGAAGTACTACATGTACTATTCCGTCTCCACCCTAGGATCACAAAACTCCGTCATCGGTGTTGCCAGCTCCACAACAATGGAACCTGGCAGCTGGACCGACCATGGTAGCACTGGTCTAAGCTCCGATGGCTCCCAGGGGTACAACACCATTGACGCCAATTGGATCAAGATTGGAGACCAGCAAGTTCTCAACTTTGGATCTTATTGGCAGGGTCTGTACCAGATCGATCTGGCCGGCCCACTGAAGATTGGCACCGCAGCCCCGGTCAACATTGCCTACAATGCAACCGGCCAACATGCCATTGAGGCATCCTTCCTCTATCAGCAAAACGGCTTTTATTACCtattcttctcctctggCAAGGCTAATGGATACGATACCAGTTTCCCTGCCCAGGGAGAGGAGTACCGCATCAATGTTTGCCGTTCCTCGACGGGCCGAGGTGACTTT GTCGATAAAAATGGAGTGTCCTGCCTCCAAAGTGGGGGTACTACTGTGCTCGCAAGCCACGATAATGTCTACGGCCCTGGTGGACA GGGTGTCCTGGAAGATAACGGAGCAGTCCTATACTATCACTATGCGCCTCGGAATGGAGACTTGTCCGTTTCAAGCTATCAGTTTGGGTGGAATCGGTTGAACTGGGTCGACGGATGGCCCACCGTATAG
- a CDS encoding class I SAM-dependent methyltransferase (predicted protein) has product MADYEDTIEVDWGLPTPDLTDDTSSEASTSLRSTVLEYEYRHGRRYHSTHAGNYHFPNDEVEQERLDMVHHIYYRLLHNRLFLAPIDLAGKRILDIGTGTGVWAMHLGDEYPTAEAIVGNDISPIQPQWVPPNVKFYIDDVERDWVEGQKYDLIHCRYMAGSIKDWPRLIRQCFRHLKPGGYLELQESINTLYSEDDSLPPDCDTVKMMDALKEGCLRIGQTMDPAPHMHDWVVDAGFTIIDERKFKLPLGNWPKDKRLKECGSFNRVNFVEGVDAFTASILPDILGWRKEEVTVLNAAVRREVMANTMHALFDFLVIVAQKPM; this is encoded by the coding sequence ATGGCCGACTATGAAGACACGATTGAAGTCGACTGGGGGTTGCCAACTCCCGACTTGACGGACGATACTTCATCTGAGGCTAGTACGTCCCTACGATCTACGGTGCTCGAATACGAATACCGCCACGGTCGGCGTTATCACAGCACCCACGCCGGAAACTACCATTTCCCCAACGATGAAGTCGAACAGGAACGACTGGACATGGTCCACCATATTTACTACCGACTGTTGCACAATCGATTATTCTTAGCTCCGATCGATCTGGCGGGAAAGCGGATCCTCGATATTGGCACTGGGACCGGGGTGTGGGCCATGCACTTGGGCGATGAATACCCGACTGCCGAAGCTATCGTCGGTAACGATATCAGCCCCATCCAGCCCCAGTGGGTGCCGCCGAACGTGAAATTCTACATTGACGATGTCGAGAGGGATTGGGTGGAGGGACAAAAATATGATCTTATCCACTGTCGCTACATGGCGGGTTCCATCAAGGACTGGCCGCGGTTGATTAGGCAGTGCTTTCGGCATCTGAAACCGGGGGGTTATCTGGAGCTGCAGGAATCGATCAATACATTGTACTCGGAGGATGACAGCTTACCGCCCGATTGCGAcacggtgaagatgatggatgcGCTCAAGGAGGGGTGCCTGCGGATTGGGCAAACCATGGATCCGGCTCCGCATATGCATGATTGGGTGGTAGATGCTGGCTTCACTATCATTGATGAACGGAAGTTTAAGCTCCCGCTGGGGAATTGGCCAAAGGACAAGCGGTTGAAGGAATGTGGCAGCTTCAACCGTGTGAATTTTGTTGAGGGCGTGGACGCCTTTACAGCCTCCATCCTGCCGGATATTTTAGGCTGGCGCAAGGAAGAGGTGACGGTGCTTAATGCTGCAGTTCGGAGGGAGGTCATGGCAAACACCATGCATGCGCTCTTTGACTTCCTAGTAATTGTTGCGCAGAAGCCCATGTAG
- a CDS encoding uncharacterized protein (predicted protein): MYHYFNVLCALLIGVAQGTPLLGSPTHHARNQQIQWSPCEANGTLSTECATFPVPLDYTNEASNATLNLELIRIRAPNSPSKGSVFFNFGGLGDNGKLSLATYGPMLQA, translated from the coding sequence ATGTATCACTATTTCAACGTGCTTTGCGCGCTCCTCATAGGTGTCGCTCAGGGGACGCCCTTACTCGGGTCGCCAACGCATCATGCTCGGAACCAGCAGATTCAGTGGAGTCCCTGTGAGGCCAACGGAACCCTGTCCACGGAGTGCGCTACGTTTCCTGTGCCCCTAGACTATACCAATGAAGCCTCTAATGCCACGCTGAACCTCGAGCTCATTCGGATTCGCGCCCCGAACAGCCCTTCAAAAGGAAGCGTGTTCTTCAATTTCGGCGGCCTGGGTGATAACGGAAAACTAAGTCTAGCTACGTACGGGCCGATGCTACAAGCGTAA
- a CDS encoding glutathione synthetase (glutathione synthetase), protein MAAISEEYPPEFSDERGLALISDIVDWQINHGSLLKRIDTETQFPDDAPQCYPVGVTVFPTLFPREQFDRACGLQIIYNELYCAMAEDEHWIFETIRDMIPIDPLAAALWGIHEEVKKVGYAQKVSVGIFRSDYMLDAPGMEFPLRPGETFDGSLKQVELNTFSCSGATHANKAADMHRYLARTNAYDTGDDRQINISLDTLPRNNNIPSLSACLAAAHDAYGPKKSSVATDTAVLFVVQPNNFNIADERPLEYALWDRDPPVPAYRVDYPNDFLQYTTLTESRELLFHPPWLGSKCVEISVAYMRAGYEVHEYDTTGKEARLRIELSTAIKCPSLLAHICTFKRVQCALTSPGALEHFISPAKAALVRSTFVSMYPLDGSEAGFRARRLATDPELSRDYILKPSLEGGGHNIFGEDIPDFLASVPESKWGAYILMERIRSPSVSNVLLSSAGLDSGGVVSELGVFGTCLWWKGTEGRHCEMLLNSVGGWSFKTKHEDVNEMSVVKGYGCFDTPLLF, encoded by the coding sequence ATGGCTGCGATAAGTGAGGAATACCCCCCTGAATTCTCCGACGAAAGAGGTCTCGCCCTGATATCCGACATCGTAGACTGGCAGATCAACCATGGCTCACTGCTCAAACGCATTGATACTGAGACTCAGTTCCCCGACGACGCCCCCCAATGCTATCCCGTCGGTGTCACAGTCTTTCCTACATTATTTCCCCGTGAACAATTTGACCGCGCATGTGGACTACAAATTATCTACAATGAACTCTATTGCGCCATGGCTGAGGATGAGCACTGGATCTTCGAGACAATCCGAGACATGATTCCGATTGATCCCCTCGCTGCAGCGCTCTGGGGCATCCATGAGGAGGTGAAAAAAGTCGGATATGCGCAAAAAGTATCGGTCGGCATTTTCCGATCGGATTACATGCTGGACGCACCTGGGATGGAGTTTCCTCTCCGACCAGGAGAGACTTTCGATGGCTCCCTGAAGCAAGTCGAGCTTAACACGTTCTCGTGCTCCGGGGCAACCCATGCGAACAAGGCTGCGGATATGCATCGCTACCTTGCACGCACCAATGCCTATGATACTGGAGATGACCGCCAAATCAACATCTCACTCGATACTCTACCCCgtaacaacaacatcccatCGCTCTCTGCATGCCTGGCCGCTGCTCATGATGCATACgggccgaagaagagcagtgTGGCCACCGACACCGCCGTTCTATTCGTGGTGCAGCCCAACAATTTCAACATCGCCGACGAGCGCCCTCTCGAATACGCATTATGGGATCGCGACCCACCCGTTCCCGCTTATCGAGTCGACTATCCCaatgatttcctccaatACACGACGTTAACCGAGTCGCGAGAACTCCTGTTCCATCCACCATGGTTAGGGTCGAAGTGCGTTGAGATTTCGGTCGCCTATATGCGCGCCGGATACGAGGTACACGAATACGACACAACTGGCAAAGAAGCTCGCCTTCGAATCGAGCTTTCTACGGCGATTAAATGTCCTTCACTTTTAGCACACATTTGCACGTTCAAAAGAGTCCAATGCGCTCTTACATCACCGGGTGCGCTGGAACACTTCATATCTCCCGCAAAAGCAGCGCTTGTCCGGTCAACGTTTGTTTCCATGTATCCACTCGACGGCTCTGAGGCTGGATTCCGCGCTCGACGTCTTGCGACCGATCCGGAGCTCTCGCGGGATTATATTTTGAAGCCATCGTTGGAAGGCGGAGGACATAATATCTTCGGGGAGGACATTCCGGATTTTCTGGCTTCTGTTCCCGAGTCTAAGTGGGGCGCCTATATTCTCATGGAACGCATTCGGTCGCCGTCTGTGTCTAATGTCTTGTTATCTTCGGCTGGATTGGACTCGGGGGGTGTTGTCTCGGAATTGGGGGTCTTCGGGACATGTCTCTGGTGGAAGGGCACTGAGGGTCGACACTGTGAGATGCTTCTGAATTCGGTCGGTGGATGGTCCTTCAAGACTAAACATGAAGATGTAAATGAGATGAGTGTTGTGAAGGGATATGGGTGCTTTGATACGCCGCTATTGTTTTGA
- a CDS encoding DUF3176 domain-containing protein (predicted protein) translates to MEHAKDEYRLSYLRMDDPPEHQAQRQPLSASDQAVLAQGSGSLGSSWIWEILSCVIAVASLAGIIVVLYMYDGKSMPDWPYGITLNAVISLLTTLMKAAMAFPITEALSQLKWSWFSRGNNLSDLALLDAASRGPFGAALGPALNGENRYLVTVGCLVLVVAAAIAPFVQQVIAINIRPVHSSNSSSIQICNTSMYTDYDEGPGPGQNVVPLSTLASIYTGIFQDQSAGSPSVMTTCPTGNCTFVPYQSLGFCSRCANITDQLTLNKTTLGLSTIETYDYKLPNGFSFSTSQTGMYLMNSTNGLPLLQIDTKNLPLIINFTAISASGYGVPPQVSATECALYFCIDTYEATVKDGKFDERITSSGTSTNLTTSFSLENFSLTPDTCYVNGTRRDDKSECTYPVNAFSRLSMVNSLTPLLNGTGQLYMSNRPYWSTDTAKALYGVQGNFTDISTVFTSLATSLTTHARNQVCKASVKGMTWNVESFVSVRWVWMILPIVLVGLTIIFLLVTMIKTRNQYIWKSSPLALLFSDLAVDGQHSFERNLSLSGMEDVSKKMKVWLEITQAGVKLKGIPR, encoded by the exons ATGGAGCATGCCAAAGATGAATACCGGCTCTCGTATCTCAGAATGGATGACCCACCGGAACACCAAGCGCAGCGTCAACCGTTATCGGCATCCGATCAGGCCGTTCTTGCGCAAGGGTCAGGGTCTTTGGGATCGAGTTGGATATGGGAGATTCTGAGCTGTGTGATTGCTGTGGCCTCGCTTGCCGGCATTATCGTGGTGCTGTACATGTACGATGGGAAATCTATGCCGGATTGGCCGTATGGGATCACGTTGAACGCTGTCATCTCTCTTTTAACCACGCTTATGAAGGCCGCCATGGCGTTCCCGATCACTGAGGCCTTGTCTCAACTCAAATGGTCGTGGTTCAGTCGAGGAAATAACTTGAGTGACTTGGCATTGTTAGATGCTGCGAGTCGGGGCCCATTCGGGGCTGCACTG GGTCCAGCGCTGAACGGAGAAAACAGATACTTGGTGACAGTCGGATGCTTGGTGCTCGTTGTTGCGGCAGCCATCGCCCCGTTCGTCCAACAAGTGATTGCAATCAATATCCGACCCGTTCACTCTTCTAATTCATCCTCTATTCAAATCTGCAACACCAGCATGTACACCGACTACGACGAGGGACCCGGTCCAGGACAAAACGTAGTGCCACTCTCTACCCTCGCGTCTATATACACGGGAATCTTCCAAGACCAGAGCGCAGGCAGTCCCTCTGTGATGACGACCTGTCCGACCGGGAATTGCACTTTTGTTCCCTACCAATCTCTAGGTTTTTGCAGTCGCTGTGCCAACATCACCGATCAGCTTACGCTGAACAAAACCACCCTAGGGCTCAGTACGATAGAGACCTATGACTATAAGCTACCGAATGGGTTCAGCTTCAGTACGTCACAGACAGGGATGTACCTCATGAACTCAACAAATGGCCTCCCCCTACTGCAAATCGATACCAAAAACCTGCCTCTCATCATAAATTTCACCGCGATCAGTGCCTCTGGCTACGGAGTACCACCGCAAGTCAGCGCAACTGAATGTGCCTTATACTTCTGTATTGATACGTATGAAGCAACCGTCAAGGACGGCAAGTTCGACGAGCGAATAACATCCTCCGGCACCTCCACCAATCTAACAACCAGCTTTAGCCTGGAGAACTTTTCCCTAACTCCGGACACCTGCTACGTGAACGGGACGCGGCGCGACGACAAGAGCGAGTGCACATATCCAGTCAATGCATTCAGTCGACTATCGATGGTTAACTCCCTTACGCCACTTCTGAACGGAACAGGACAGTTATACATGTCCAATCGACCATACTGGTCCACAGATACCGCTAAAGCTCTCTATGGCGTCCAAGGCAACTTCACCGATATCAGCACCGTCTTCACATCTCTCGCGACTTCGCTCACAACCCATGCCCGGAATCAAGTCTGCAAAGCCTCGGTGAAGGGCATGACCTGGAATGTGGAGTCTTTCGTCAGCGTTCGTTGGGTGTGGATGATTCTCCCTATTGTCCTCGTTGGATTGACGATTATCTTCTTGTTGGTGACCATGATCAAGACCCGGAACCAGTACATTTGGAAATCTTCGCCTTTGGCGCTGTTATTTTCGGATTTGGCTGTCGACGGACAGCATTCTTTCGAGAGGAACCTCAGTCTCAGTGGTATGGAGGATgtgtcgaagaagatgaaggtctGGCTGGAGATCACACAAGCAGGCGTGAAGCTGAAGGGTATTCCCCGATAG
- a CDS encoding uncharacterized protein (predicted protein), whose product MASPSDPLLHEHTGPRSLRQRPIYLPEEQGQRIIAQWRRAARDFLSSRRGHYLVLLLVSVDVACTFADFLIELHVCELTKHGSHVAIGWGVTQKVLAIVGLVFSCLFMLELMVTVFSFGKGYFSSKFHVFDALVIIVAFGVDVALHGIEEELGSLIVVLRLWRVFKIIEELQSANEDTLEEYEHEIERLRQENTYLRQRLNVSLSNADPMD is encoded by the exons ATGGCCTCTCCATCTGATCCTTTACTCCACGAGCACACTGGTCCCAGATCTCTCCGCCAGCGACCAATATATCTGCCCGAGGAACAAGGACAACGCATCATCGCCCAGTGGAGACGGGCGGCGCGGGATTTCTTATCGTCGCGACGAGGTCATTATCTCGTCCTGTTGCTCGTTTCTGTCGATGTCGCTTGTACCTTTGCCGATTTTCTGATCGAGTTACATGTCTGCGAGTTAACGAAACATGGTTCTCACGTAGCCATCGGTTGGGGGGTTACTCAGAAGGTACTCGCCATCGTTGGGTTGGTATTCTCGTGCCTCTTCATGCTGGAATTGATGGTTACTGTGTTCAGCTTTGGAAAAGG CTACTTCTCATCCAAGTTCCACGTCTTTGATGCGCTTGTGATTATTGTCGCATTCGGGGTCGACGTTGCCCTGCATGGCATAGAAGAAGAACTGGGGTCTCTGATCGTGGTACTCCGGTTATGGCGTGTGTTCAAGATCATCGAGGAGCTGCAGTCGGCCAACGAAGACACGCTGGAGGAGTATGAGCACGAGATCGAGAGACTTCGACAGGAGAATACTTATCTTCGCCAGAGACTGAACGTGTCTCTAAGCAATGCTGATCCTATGGATTAG
- a CDS encoding uncharacterized protein (predicted protein) translates to MYRTCAACGRDLPQSSYTANQFSKGPGVSRCASCVHGHHADTVSAGQTNSGRYNNSNKCSVPNSALKNSFAQGAFRWVAKGSYTSGSRRGQACVVKWFKTGAVFSDDYFTLDIKAVDKALEIVNRFNQLNIINKVVKINVPEIWHFTDDSSDEWAGQRHLCEPFIQNYQKFNSNTGWNDDSKAWGEVMQALSHFSYHISGGNYVLCDLQGGIYQHELVLSDPVILSRTREYGVTDLGPDGISSFFSLHAYNNFYRPNWTQPANPVQRFRPVPGTTMIRRTVRTGYSRPRETRLFV, encoded by the coding sequence ATGTATCGCACATGTGCTGCTTGTGGTCGTGACCTCCCTCAATCATCATACACGGCCAACCAGTTCTCCAAGGGTCCAGGAGTGTCGCGATGTGCGAGCTGCGTCCATGGACACCATGCAGATACCGTATCTGCAGGACAGACTAACAGCGGTAGATACAATAACTCCAACAAATGCTCCGTTCCAAATTCCGCCTTGAAGAATTCCTTTGCTCAAGGTGCTTTTCGCTGGGTGGCCAAGGGGAGCTACACGTCGGGTTCGCGCAGGGGCCAAGCATGTGTTGTTAAGTGGTTCAAAACTGGGGCAGTCTTCTCGGATGATTATTTTACTCTCGATATCAAGGCCGTCGACAAGGCCTTAGAGATCGTCAATAGGTTCAACCAGttgaatatcatcaacaaagTTGTCAAAATCAACGTACCCGAAATATGGCACTTCACCGACGATAGCAGCGACGAGTGGGCGGGTCAGAGACACCTATGTGAGCCGTTTATCCAAAACTACCAGAAGTTTAATAGCAACACCGGATGGAATGATGACTCCAAGGCATGGGGAGAGGTCATGCAAGCTCTTAGCCATTTTAGCTACCACATCTCGGGCGGGAATTATGTTCTATGTGATCTCCAAGGTGGCATTTACCAACACGAGCTTGTGCTCTCTGACCCCGTCATCCTATCGCGGACCCGCGAGTACGGTGTCACGGATCTTGGTCCCGACGGTATTAGCTCGTTCTTCAGTCTGCACGCTTACAACAACTTCTATCGCCCGAACTGGACTCAGCCCGCTAACCCGGTGCAAAGGTTCCGCCCAGTCCCTGGTACCACTATGATCAGACGCACGGTGCGTACAGGATATTCACGGCCTCGAGAGACAAGGCTTTTTGTGTAG
- a CDS encoding RidA family protein (putative translation initiation inhibitor, yjgF family), whose product MSSPRAVHTTRAPAPPAFLSQAIRFGSIIFCSGQIGCDPETGRLIEGTIQERTKQILSNISSILLAGGSGLDNIVKCNIYLTDMGDFGPMNEVYTTFFSDPMPARTCVCVKELPLGTDVEIECIAAVKGDQKEDLVMSALL is encoded by the exons ATGTCGAGTCCAAGGGCTGTCCATACAACAAGAGCACCGGCACCTCCTGCCTTTCTGTCTCAAGCAATTCGCTTTGGCAGTATCATATTTTGCTCAGGTCAAATAGGCTGCGACCCTGAAACAGGGCGTCTGATAGAAGGGACAATTCAGGAACGAACT AAGCAGATATTGTCAAACATCAGTTCGATTCTCCTAGCTGGAGGGTCAGGCTTGGACAATATTGTGAAGTGCAACATCTACCTCACAGATATGGGGGACTTCGGGCCTATGAATGAAGTATATACAACCTTCTTTTCAGATCCAATGCCG GCCCGGACCTGTGTCTGTGTCAAAGAGCTGCCTCTAGGGACCGATGTCGAGATTGAGTGCATCGCAGCTGTCAAGGGTGACCAGAAGGAAGATCTCGTAATGTCTGCACTCCTATAA
- a CDS encoding ketopantoate reductase family protein (predicted protein) yields the protein MTAFNEPYPIYILGLGSIGSFISHTLRCLSEPPRVNLLFHRESLCQEFEDKDRKIRLQVGEGGVQEESSGFDVERIDGDWSASSNDKIYSLIVAVKASGTLSALEPIKHRLGPHSTICLFQNGLGQVETLNKQLFTDPLTRPTYVLGIMRHGVYLRSPFEAVLSGTDGSTAVGVVDWENQNEATPQTRFLLDTLLRSPALQCTELAWTDLLKAQLLKLAANCVINPLTAILDVRNGEIMENEMLIPTWHRLLEEILAVFNRLPELQHLPTEQRQFTFCSLKSALVNTVWKTANNSSSMREDIRKGRGTEIKFINGWVVRRGAELGIDCPTNASLTELILAKSN from the coding sequence ATGACTGCCTTCAACGAGCCCTATCCAATATATattcttggccttggaaGTATTGGATCGTTCATTTCGCACACTCTTCGATGCCTTTCTGAACCGCCCCGTGTCAATCTCCTTTTCCATCGCGAAAGCCTGTGTCAAGAGtttgaagacaaagatcgCAAGATAAGGCTTCAAGTTGGTGAAGGTGGTGTTCAAGAGGAAAGTTCGGGATTCGACGTTGAACGAATAGACGGAGATTGGTCGGCATCTTCAAACGACAAGATATACTCTCTGATTGTGGCAGTCAAGGCGTCAGGAACTCTATCTGCCCTTGAACCAATCAAGCATCGACTAGGACCTCATTCTACTATATGCCTTTTCCAAAATGGTCTCGGCCAGGTTGAAACTCTGAACAAGCAGCTGTTCACAGATCCGCTCACGAGACCAACCTATGTACTTGGGATTATGCGCCATGGTGTGTATCTGAGGTCCCCATTTGAAGCTGTACTGTCTGGCACCGATGGTTCAACTGCAGTTGGGGTGGTGGATTGGGAGAACCAAAATGAAGCAACGCCACAAACTAGGTTTCTTTTGGATACCCTTCTGCGATCTCCTGCACTTCAATGCACAGAGCTAGCTTGGACCGATCTGCTAAAAGCCCAATTGCTGAAATTGGCAGCTAACTGTGTGATTAACCCCTTGACGGCAATACTTGATGTACGCAACGGCGAGATCATGGAGAACGAAATGCTTATACCCACATGGCAtcgtcttctggaagaaatatTGGCTGTCTTTAACCGTCTGCCAGAACTTCAACACCTCCCTACGGAGCAGAGACAATTTACTTTCTGCTCATTAAAGAGTGCACTGGTGAATACTGTTTGGAAGACAGCAAATAACTCCAGCAGTATGCGCGAGGATATTCGGAAGGGCAGAGGCACTGAGATTAAATTTATCAATGGTTGGGTCGTCAGACGTGGCGCAGAACTCGGAATTGACTGCCCTACAAATGCCTCTCTGACAGAACTCATACTTGCGAAGAGCAACTAG
- a CDS encoding uncharacterized protein (predicted protein): protein MSWYTPTKFYYHITSLTMWQLNPTRELYMQLPMRYRPSALQLSESYPPIIDWCPFPSIRDRLIMLHAANSNIDQIICDIATAYVIETDISTIIQFDRPTLGYIRVWDLIQAMDERVDSLYSDPHESFANNHLVAQQAEMSSTEQETDFHDVTLPAPSMEALFQTKKYARLAFKELRMDDGVARFKLDPLLFEKYPELYEPGDTIIATGLAVRSAHLTSIPTPRAVEQSTLSIYNHFADWSFNMISSSSSMHS, encoded by the coding sequence ATGTCATGGTACACGCCAACCAAGTTCTACTACCACATCACTAGTCTTACCATGTGGCAACTAAATCCCACCCGCGAACTCTACATGCAGCTTCCCATGCGATACCGCCCTTCGGCACTACAGCTTTCAGAGAGTTATCCACCGATCATTGACTGGtgtccatttccttcaatccgtGATCGGCTCATAATGCTGCATGCTGCAAACTCGAACATCGATCAGATCATATGTGACATAGCTACAGCATACGTGATCGAAACCGATATTTCCACCATTATTCAATTTGATCGGCCGACGCTTGGATATATTCGAGTTTGGGACCTTATTCAAGCGATGGATGAACGTGTGGACAGCCTGTATAGTGATCCCCACGAAAGCTTTGCCAACAACCACCTGGTGGCCCAGCAAGCGGAAATGAGCAGTACGGAACAGGAGACGGACTTCCATGATGTCACCTTGCCTGCTCCAAGCATGGAAGCTTTATTTCAGACAAAAAAGTACGCTCGTCTTGCATTCAAAGAACTTCGTATGGATGATGGTGTCGCTCGATTCAAGTTGGACCCGTTGTTATTTGAGAAATATCCAGAGTTGTATGAGCCGGGTGATACTATCATTGCAACAGGCTTAGCGGTCAGATCAGCGCATCTGACTTCTATTCCTACGCCGAGGGCTGTCGAACAATCCACGTTGAGTATCTACAATCATTTTGCGGATTGGTCTTTTAATATGATTTCTTCCAGTAGCTCTATGCATAGTTGA
- a CDS encoding alpha-hydroxy acid oxidase (glycolate oxidase) produces MTEKILSISDLEAAASKVLPTSVREFYNSGATGQVTVRENSSAFQKYRLLPRVLRDVSRVNTEIPLWGRNIAFPLCVSPAGIQAMAHPDGELATSRACAKMNVNMGVSSFSNHSVEDVVAAGMAIGPVHHVMQLYSMKDRKTEEGIIRRAEAAGCKAIFLTADSPVLGVRYNEWRNGFQPSPGLGYPMLNRSPEDIAQQSHDDGFNSFNSDSHSWAKEISWLRSVTNMEIWIKGVLTPEDVELAVEYKCDGVVISNHGGRQLDETPATIDALPPCAQAARGRIRIHVDGGIRSGVDIFKALALGAECCWVGRPALWGLAYNGEQGVELMLRILYEDFKRCMQLVGCTSISEIGPANLGVVRGDGPLARL; encoded by the exons ATGACTGAGAAGATCCTTTCAATCTCAGACCTCGAAGCTGCGGCTTCGAAAGTATTACCGACGTCGGTGCGCG AGTTCTACAACTCCGGTGCGACAGGCCAAGTTACAGTCCGTGAAAACTCTTCAGCTTTTCAAAAATATCGCCTGTTGCCAAGAGTCCTGAGAGATGTTTCGAGGGTTAACACAGAAATACCTCTTTGGGGGAGAAACAtcgcttttcctctctgTGTGTCCCCAGCTGGCATACAAGCGATGGCCCACCCCGACGGGGAACTGGCGACAAGCAGAGCGTGCGCTAAAATGAACGTTAACATGGGTGTGTCATCTTTCAGCAATCATTCcgtcgaggatgttgtcgCGGCGGGCATGGCCATCGGGCCGGTTCATCATGTTATGCAGCTTTATTCTATGAAGGATAGGAAAACGGAAGAGGGCATTATTCGACGGGCTGAAGCAGCTGGCTGCAAGGCCATTTTCCTCACGGCAGATAGCCCCGTACTAGGGGTCCGCTACAATGAATGGAGGAATGGGTTCCAACCGTCTCCCGGGCTAGGGTATCCCATGCTTAATAGGTCTCCTGAAGATATTGCCCAACAATCTCATGATGATGGGTTCAACTCGTTTAATTCAGATTCTCACTCTTGGGCCAAAGAGATCTCATGGTTGCGGAGTGTCACAAATATGGAAATTTGGATCAAGGGAGTACTTACCCCAGAGGATGTGGAACTGGCTGTTGAATATAAATGTGACGGGGTCGTCATTAGCAATCATGGGGGGCGTCAATTGGATGAGACACCAGCAACTATCGATGCGCTCCCACCTTGTGCCCAGGCAGCGAGAGGGCGGATCCGAATCCACGTTGACGGAGGAATTAGATCTGGTGTTGATATTTTCAAGGCATTAGCTCTAGGAGCGGAATGTTGCTGGGTTGGTCGACCTGCACTCTGGGGTTTAGCG TATAACGGCGAACAAGGAGTTGAATTAATGCTCAGGATCCTCTACGAGGATTTCAAAAGATGTATGCAGCTGGTGGGATGTACATCGATATCCGAAATCGGTCCAGCAAACCTCGGGGTCGTCCGGGGTGACGGACCTTTGGCAAGGTTGTAA